The sequence CGTTTGGTAATCCAGTCTACAGGTACTTTGGATGCAGCAGGAACAATACCTACACCGAAGATGTAGATTAAGTTTGCAATGAGCATAGTAATACCCATCATAATCATAGCACCAATAGCACCACCGATACCTACTATATAAAATGGTTCACCTGTCATTGTTGCAGCAGTAATAAGTCCTGTTAAACCTGCACCAGCAGCTAACATAGCAGTACCAGTACCTACACCAGTAGCGGTTGCCATAGCCGCAGGAGCTCCTCCTACAGGAATAAAGTGCACACCTGCACCAATCATAATACCACCGATTGCGATGAATAAAATTAAACTAATTGGATCCATAATCGAAACCTCCTTATTCTTCCTCATATGGTCCATATTGGTTTCTTGCAAATACTTCTAATCTGTCATCCATGATAACTAATAAGATGATGATTATAATACCAACAATAATACCACCATATACTCCAAATACTACTGTATTCCAGAAACTAAAGAATACAACGAGACCGAAACAGAAACCAGTTAATGGTCCACCGAATTTAGCACAGAAGTTTACAACATCCATAGAGTTTTTAGCACCTAATGGAGCTTTAGTAACGATATCCCCTTGAATAGCTACAGGGGTTCCTCCACCAAATTCGAATTTTTGATACTCACTTTCAGCACCATAATGAACGTCCCCGGTTGAAGATCCGATAGCACCAAGAGCAATACCCCAGAGCATTGCTAAGAGTGGTAATGGGAATACGTGTAATGGGGTACCATTCAATGGAATGGTCATTAAGTAAGAAATTCCGACAATACAAAAACTAGTAATAAATCCGTGACCTACGATAGGTCCTAAAGATTGAGTTAATACATCCATAAATAATGGTTGTTCAAATTGGGATTGTCCAACAATCCTTCCCATGTGGGATGTAACAGTATAAATAGCGTGAACAAAAGCAGCGACACAAGCACCCATTGCAATAGCTACGATAGGTAACATACCTAAAGACATTACTAAGTATGCAATAGCACCAGCAACACCACACCAAACACCATAAGCGACCGGTTCACCAGAAGCCGCCTTGTTTATCATACGGTGTAAATGTCCCATTTG comes from Methanobrevibacter sp. and encodes:
- the mtrE gene encoding tetrahydromethanopterin S-methyltransferase subunit E is translated as KKIMDPVTLGVVALMGAVATIGGAAEDLESDIGSQSNPNSQVQLAPQMGHLHRMINKAASGEPVAYGVWCGVAGAIAYLVMSLGMLPIVAIAMGACVAAFVHAIYTVTSHMGRIVGQSQFEQPLFMDVLTQSLGPIVGHGFITSFCIVGISYLMTIPLNGTPLHVFPLPLLAMLWGIALGAIGSSTGDVHYGAESEYQKFEFGGGTPVAIQGDIVTKAPLGAKNSMDVVNFCAKFGGPLTGFCFGLVVFFSFWNTVVFGVYGGIIVGIIIIILLVIMDDRLEVFARNQYGPYEEE